The following are encoded in a window of Methylocystis rosea genomic DNA:
- a CDS encoding elongation factor G — MGQMLSQASSQGAHSHEARAQGPRLIALAGPFQCGKTTLLEAILAHAGAIPRQGPVAAGASVGDSSPEARAHQMSVESNVATVDYMGDRYTFVDLPGSVEFAHDSRNILPAVDAAVVVCEADPRKIPALQLILRQLEELGVPHFIFLNKIDAATIDVREALSILQQASRTPLLLRQVPIWNNGVAVGFIDLALERAYVYREHAPSEVVDISGGDVATEKEARYSMLERLADYDDALMEELISDIEPPRDQIFDDLTKELRAGLVVPLFIGSAERGAGVTRLLKAMRHEAPGIEATRVRLGVGESGPALARIFRTIHTPHGGKISVARVLRGALADGQTVASPQGEDRISGMSHLMGAATSKTTEAKTGDVVALGRLDHAQTGDTIVADARAGAADLQKTRAQAPDPVHALALNVKDRKDEMRLAAAMTKLIEEDPSLVFVHDQELSQIKLFGQGEMHLRVALERLASRFNVAVDCSKPTVAYRETIRHKVTVRGRHKKQSGGHGQFGDVVMEIAPRGRGEGFAFSERVHGGSVPRQYFSSVEAGCQDALLHGPLGFPVVDVEAVLTDGSYHSVDSSDMAFRTAARIGMSEALEKAEPILLEPVLAVDIFVPSDAMSRATGIVSARRGQIMGFGPREGWEGWDKLETLIPEAEMDNLIVELRSATAGAGFYQARFDHLAEVVGKQARDIVAAHTAKANAG; from the coding sequence ATGGGCCAGATGTTGTCCCAAGCGTCGTCCCAAGGAGCGCATTCTCACGAGGCGAGAGCCCAGGGCCCCCGGCTGATTGCGCTGGCGGGCCCTTTTCAATGCGGCAAGACCACACTTCTCGAGGCTATTCTGGCCCACGCCGGCGCGATTCCGCGGCAGGGCCCCGTCGCTGCAGGCGCCAGCGTCGGCGACTCCAGTCCGGAAGCCCGCGCCCATCAGATGAGCGTCGAATCCAATGTCGCGACGGTCGACTATATGGGCGACCGCTACACATTCGTCGATCTGCCGGGCTCCGTCGAATTCGCCCATGACTCGCGCAATATCCTGCCGGCGGTCGACGCCGCCGTCGTCGTCTGCGAGGCCGACCCCCGCAAGATACCGGCGCTGCAGCTAATTTTGCGCCAGCTCGAAGAGCTCGGCGTGCCGCATTTCATTTTCCTGAACAAGATCGACGCCGCGACGATCGATGTGCGCGAGGCGCTCAGCATTCTGCAGCAGGCTTCGCGCACGCCGCTGCTGCTGCGCCAGGTTCCGATCTGGAACAATGGCGTCGCGGTCGGCTTCATCGATCTTGCGCTGGAGCGCGCCTATGTCTATCGCGAACATGCGCCGTCGGAAGTCGTGGACATTTCCGGGGGCGACGTCGCGACCGAGAAGGAAGCCCGCTACTCGATGCTGGAGCGGCTCGCCGACTATGACGACGCGCTGATGGAGGAGCTGATTTCCGACATCGAGCCGCCGCGCGATCAGATTTTCGACGATCTCACCAAGGAGTTGCGCGCCGGACTGGTCGTGCCTTTGTTCATCGGCTCGGCCGAACGGGGCGCCGGGGTGACGCGGCTGTTGAAAGCGATGCGTCACGAGGCGCCGGGAATCGAAGCGACCCGCGTGCGGCTTGGCGTCGGCGAGAGCGGCCCCGCGCTGGCCCGCATCTTCCGCACGATCCACACGCCGCACGGCGGAAAGATATCGGTTGCGCGCGTGCTGCGCGGCGCCCTCGCGGACGGCCAGACCGTCGCTTCGCCGCAGGGGGAGGATCGCATTTCAGGCATGTCGCATTTGATGGGCGCGGCGACCAGCAAGACGACGGAGGCGAAGACCGGAGACGTCGTCGCTCTCGGGCGTCTCGACCATGCGCAGACCGGCGACACGATCGTCGCCGACGCGCGCGCTGGCGCGGCGGATTTGCAAAAGACGCGCGCGCAAGCTCCCGATCCGGTGCACGCCCTGGCGCTTAATGTGAAGGACCGCAAGGACGAGATGCGCCTCGCCGCGGCGATGACGAAGCTCATCGAAGAGGATCCTTCGCTTGTCTTTGTCCATGACCAGGAGCTGTCGCAGATCAAGCTCTTCGGCCAGGGAGAGATGCATTTGCGCGTCGCGCTCGAACGCCTCGCCTCGCGCTTCAACGTCGCGGTCGACTGCTCAAAGCCGACGGTCGCCTATCGCGAAACGATCCGCCATAAGGTCACCGTCCGCGGCCGCCACAAGAAGCAGTCGGGCGGACATGGCCAGTTCGGCGACGTGGTGATGGAGATCGCGCCACGCGGCCGCGGCGAAGGATTCGCCTTCAGCGAGCGCGTGCACGGCGGCTCCGTGCCCAGGCAATATTTCTCGTCCGTCGAGGCCGGCTGTCAGGACGCCTTGCTGCACGGCCCGTTAGGCTTTCCGGTGGTCGACGTCGAGGCGGTGCTGACCGACGGCTCGTATCATTCCGTCGATTCTTCCGACATGGCGTTCCGCACGGCGGCGCGCATCGGCATGAGCGAAGCTCTGGAAAAGGCTGAGCCGATCCTGCTGGAGCCGGTGCTCGCGGTCGACATTTTCGTGCCGAGCGACGCGATGTCGCGCGCCACCGGTATCGTCTCGGCGCGGCGCGGCCAGATCATGGGATTTGGCCCGCGCGAGGGTTGGGAAGGCTGGGACAAGCTCGAAACTCTGATTCCCGAGGCGGAGATGGACAATCTCATCGTCGAACTGCGCTCCGCGACCGCCGGCGCGGGCTTTTATCAAGCGCGCTTCGACCATCTCGCGGAAGTCGTCGGCAAGCAGGCGCGCGACATCGTCGCCGCGCATACGGCGAAGGCGAACGCGGGATAG
- a CDS encoding SCP2 sterol-binding domain-containing protein — MMVDRSLSFARDPADLDTNVLRDIALEAGADDVGFVSLDDPALDDQRGDILAAFPFARTLISFVLRMNRENIRSPARSVANLEFHHAADDCDEVARTIAHSLEARGVRAAYPSMGFPMEASRWPRKMWIIAHKPVAVAAGLGRMGVHRNVIHPKFGNFILLGTVVVDIELEARATPLDFNPCFECKLCVAACPTGAIAPDGHFDFGACYTHNYREFMGGFGEWAETIADAKSARAYRAKVSDAETVSMWQSLAFGPNYKAAYCMAVCPAGADVIGAYQADKKRYLQEIVDPLQKKAETVYVVADSDAEVYVGRRFPAKTPKRVGSTPRPVTIEGFLSGLRLFFQRGKSTGLDAVYHFVFTGADRRSATIVIANKTLSVDDGLVGDSRLLVTADSETWLRFVRKETSLVWALLSGKIRLRGDPRLLLAFGRCFPG, encoded by the coding sequence ATGATGGTAGATCGCAGCCTCTCCTTCGCACGTGACCCCGCAGACCTCGATACGAACGTCCTACGCGACATTGCTCTTGAGGCCGGCGCTGACGACGTCGGGTTTGTCTCGCTCGACGATCCGGCGCTTGACGATCAGCGGGGCGACATCCTCGCAGCCTTTCCCTTCGCGCGCACGCTCATCTCCTTCGTCCTCCGCATGAACCGCGAGAACATCCGCAGTCCCGCGCGATCCGTCGCCAATCTCGAATTCCACCATGCAGCCGATGATTGCGACGAAGTCGCGCGCACGATTGCCCACTCCCTCGAAGCGCGCGGCGTGCGCGCCGCCTATCCGTCAATGGGCTTTCCGATGGAGGCGTCACGGTGGCCGCGCAAGATGTGGATCATCGCGCACAAGCCCGTCGCCGTCGCCGCGGGTCTCGGACGCATGGGAGTCCATCGCAATGTCATCCATCCGAAGTTCGGCAATTTCATTCTGCTTGGCACGGTCGTCGTCGACATCGAGCTAGAGGCGCGCGCCACGCCGCTCGACTTCAACCCATGCTTCGAGTGCAAGCTCTGCGTCGCCGCTTGTCCGACGGGCGCGATTGCGCCGGACGGACATTTCGACTTCGGCGCCTGCTACACGCATAATTATCGCGAGTTCATGGGCGGTTTCGGCGAGTGGGCGGAGACGATCGCGGATGCAAAAAGCGCGCGCGCCTATCGCGCAAAGGTCAGCGACGCCGAGACCGTCTCAATGTGGCAGAGCCTCGCCTTCGGTCCGAACTACAAGGCGGCCTATTGCATGGCCGTCTGCCCGGCGGGCGCGGATGTGATCGGCGCCTATCAGGCGGACAAGAAGCGCTATCTTCAGGAGATCGTCGATCCGCTGCAGAAGAAAGCCGAGACGGTCTACGTCGTGGCTGACTCCGACGCCGAAGTTTATGTGGGGCGCCGGTTTCCTGCCAAGACGCCGAAACGCGTGGGCTCGACGCCACGGCCCGTGACGATCGAGGGCTTCCTCTCCGGCTTGCGGCTATTCTTCCAGCGCGGCAAGTCGACCGGTCTCGACGCGGTCTACCACTTCGTCTTCACCGGCGCGGACCGTCGCAGCGCCACCATCGTCATCGCCAACAAAACGCTCAGCGTCGACGACGGGCTTGTCGGCGACTCGCGACTGCTCGTGACCGCCGACTCCGAAACCTGGCTGCGCTTCGTGCGCAAGGAGACGAGCCTCGTCTGGGCGCTGCTAAGCGGCAAGATCCGGCTGCGCGGCGATCCGCGCCTGCTGCTGGCCTTCGGGCGCTGCTTTCCAGGCTGA
- a CDS encoding MarR family winged helix-turn-helix transcriptional regulator translates to MTSLDQADVKLCAQNCAAANIRRASRAITRLYGQFMATTGLEPTQYSLLVACSLTGGATVSKLAEYFALDRSALARNLAVLEKRGLVKVKHGDDRRTRKIALTPFGEATLANALPHWREAQNAVESKFGAERLQKLLSELRVLTEATSPV, encoded by the coding sequence ATGACTTCGTTAGATCAAGCCGACGTCAAGCTCTGCGCGCAAAACTGCGCGGCCGCAAATATCCGCCGCGCCAGCCGCGCCATCACGCGGCTCTACGGGCAGTTTATGGCGACCACGGGTCTGGAGCCGACGCAATATTCGCTGCTCGTCGCCTGCTCTCTCACCGGAGGCGCGACGGTCAGCAAACTGGCCGAATATTTCGCGCTTGATCGCAGCGCGCTCGCACGAAACCTAGCGGTTTTGGAGAAGCGTGGTCTTGTGAAGGTGAAGCATGGCGACGACCGCCGCACGCGCAAGATTGCGCTGACGCCGTTCGGCGAGGCGACGCTCGCCAACGCCCTGCCGCATTGGCGCGAGGCGCAGAATGCAGTGGAGTCGAAATTCGGCGCCGAACGCCTGCAAAAGCTTCTCTCCGAACTGCGCGTCCTGACGGAGGCGACCTCGCCAGTCTAA
- a CDS encoding pirin family protein codes for MSIPGGAETAAKTIELRITPRARDLGGFSVRRALPDDRRQMVGPFIFCDHFGPVQFAPGQGIDVRPHPHIGLATVTYLFDGRILHRDSLANVREIAPGAMNLMTAGRGIVHSERTPPGPRAAGQQMLGVQSWLALPLAHEETAPSFQHFSANVLPIVEDEGVFARVIAGAAFGARSPVETLSDWFYVELRLSAGASAPLDADYEQRALYLVEGAIEIAGERFDEPQLLIFSPGAAITIRALSDARMMLLGGAPVDGRRFVWWNLVSSSKERIEQAKRDWREGKFPSVPGDAEFIPLPEE; via the coding sequence ATGTCCATCCCCGGCGGCGCCGAGACGGCGGCGAAGACGATTGAACTGCGAATTACGCCGCGCGCGCGCGATCTCGGCGGCTTCAGCGTCAGGCGCGCCTTGCCCGACGACAGGCGCCAAATGGTCGGGCCGTTCATCTTTTGCGATCATTTCGGCCCGGTTCAATTCGCGCCGGGGCAGGGCATAGACGTGCGTCCGCATCCCCATATTGGCCTGGCGACCGTCACCTATCTTTTCGACGGGCGCATTCTGCATCGCGACAGTTTAGCCAACGTGCGGGAGATCGCGCCTGGCGCGATGAATTTGATGACTGCCGGGCGCGGCATCGTTCATTCCGAGCGCACGCCGCCGGGACCGCGCGCGGCGGGACAGCAGATGCTCGGCGTGCAAAGCTGGCTGGCCTTGCCGCTGGCGCATGAAGAAACCGCGCCGAGCTTCCAGCATTTTAGCGCGAACGTTCTTCCCATCGTTGAGGATGAAGGCGTGTTCGCGCGCGTCATTGCCGGCGCGGCGTTCGGGGCGAGGTCGCCGGTGGAGACGCTGTCGGATTGGTTCTATGTTGAGCTGCGCCTCTCGGCCGGCGCCTCGGCGCCGCTCGACGCCGATTATGAGCAGCGCGCGCTTTATCTCGTCGAGGGCGCCATCGAGATCGCCGGCGAACGTTTCGATGAGCCGCAGCTGCTGATCTTCAGCCCCGGCGCCGCGATCACGATCCGCGCGCTTTCCGATGCGCGGATGATGCTGCTTGGCGGCGCGCCGGTCGACGGACGCCGCTTCGTCTGGTGGAATCTCGTCTCTTCCAGCAAGGAGCGGATCGAACAGGCGAAGCGCGACTGGCGGGAAGGGAAGTTCCCTTCGGTGCCGGGCGACGCGGAGTTCATTCCGCTGCCGGAAGAGTAG
- a CDS encoding LysR family transcriptional regulator: MDRLHELEVFVAVADAGSFAKAGMRLRLSPPAVTRAISALEDRLGARVFNRTTRSLTITDVGQRFLESARRILTDLDYAEHEAVGETAVPNGHLTLTASVTFGRTALAPVVCAFLSQHSRITVSVLLLDRIANLVEEAIDLAVRIGPLPDSNLVAKKIGTVRRILVANPEYLARRGVPQTPADLRHHSMIAFTGLMPNREWRFLDGKKGNSVSFVPRLEINDAAASIAAAEMGDGITVALSYMVAEQIRDGRLASILDNFTPPPVPVHLVYPQSRLVSSKLRAFIDFASPRLRATLDSLGLPETKANGHQAEGL, from the coding sequence ATGGATCGTCTTCACGAACTCGAGGTGTTTGTCGCCGTCGCCGACGCCGGCAGCTTCGCGAAAGCGGGAATGCGCTTGCGCCTGTCTCCTCCTGCAGTGACCCGGGCGATCTCCGCGCTCGAAGACCGCCTCGGCGCCCGTGTCTTCAACCGCACGACCCGCAGCCTAACGATCACGGATGTCGGTCAGCGCTTCCTGGAAAGCGCACGGCGTATCCTGACCGACCTCGATTACGCCGAACACGAAGCCGTCGGCGAAACGGCGGTTCCGAACGGCCATCTTACGCTCACGGCCTCGGTGACTTTTGGTCGGACGGCCCTCGCGCCGGTGGTGTGCGCCTTTCTTAGCCAACATTCGCGAATAACCGTGTCGGTGCTGTTGCTCGATCGCATCGCGAATCTCGTGGAAGAAGCGATCGATCTCGCCGTCCGCATTGGTCCCTTGCCGGATTCAAATCTGGTCGCGAAAAAGATCGGAACCGTTCGAAGGATATTGGTCGCGAATCCGGAATATCTCGCGCGGCGCGGCGTGCCGCAGACTCCAGCCGATCTGCGTCACCACTCGATGATTGCGTTCACTGGCCTTATGCCGAACAGGGAGTGGCGCTTTCTCGACGGCAAAAAAGGCAACAGCGTTTCCTTTGTTCCGCGGCTCGAGATCAATGACGCGGCTGCATCCATCGCCGCGGCGGAAATGGGAGATGGGATCACCGTGGCGCTGTCGTACATGGTCGCCGAACAGATTCGCGACGGCCGACTCGCGTCTATTCTCGACAATTTCACGCCGCCGCCCGTCCCAGTTCACCTTGTCTATCCTCAGAGCCGCTTGGTTTCCTCCAAACTGAGAGCTTTCATCGACTTCGCATCGCCGCGCCTTCGCGCCACGCTGGATAGCCTCGGCCTTCCCGAAACTAAAGCCAATGGCCATCAAGCTGAGGGGCTTTAG
- a CDS encoding carboxymuconolactone decarboxylase family protein, producing the protein MARIAVIDPKSATGEAKKLLDAVQASLGAVPNFIRVLANSPAALNAFLGIHGIAGAGYLDPKTRERIALAVAEQNACQYCVSAHTAIGRKAGLDSQEMLANRTGRSSDAKAEAALAFARALVEHAGQVSKAEFDAVRAAGHSDGEIVEIITHVAMNIFTNLLGKATQIEIDFPEIELNKAA; encoded by the coding sequence ATGGCTCGAATTGCCGTCATCGACCCGAAATCCGCCACTGGCGAAGCCAAGAAATTGCTGGACGCCGTCCAGGCCAGCCTTGGCGCGGTCCCCAACTTCATCCGCGTTCTGGCCAATTCCCCGGCGGCGCTGAACGCGTTCCTCGGCATCCACGGGATCGCCGGCGCGGGTTATCTCGACCCGAAAACGCGGGAACGTATCGCGCTGGCCGTCGCCGAACAGAACGCCTGCCAGTACTGCGTCTCTGCGCACACGGCCATCGGCCGCAAGGCCGGCCTCGACAGTCAGGAGATGCTGGCGAACCGCACGGGCCGTTCGTCGGACGCCAAGGCGGAAGCCGCGCTCGCATTCGCCCGCGCGCTCGTCGAACATGCCGGACAGGTGAGCAAGGCCGAATTCGACGCCGTGCGCGCGGCCGGTCATTCGGATGGCGAGATCGTCGAGATCATCACGCATGTCGCGATGAACATCTTCACCAATTTGCTGGGCAAGGCGACCCAGATCGAGATCGACTTCCCGGAAATCGAGCTGAACAAAGCCGCCTGA
- a CDS encoding DUF1348 family protein, which translates to MVEVTQPVGARPPLPPFTRETAVQKVRMAEDAWNTRDPERVSLAYTEDSRWRNRAEFPVGRAEIVAFLKRKWARELEYRLIKELWAFAENRIAVRFVYESCDDGGDWFRSHGNENWEFDERGLMRRRFASINDQPIQESERKFRWPQGPRPADHPGLSDLGL; encoded by the coding sequence ATGGTCGAGGTGACTCAACCCGTCGGCGCTCGTCCGCCGCTGCCGCCGTTCACACGCGAAACCGCCGTACAGAAAGTCCGAATGGCCGAAGACGCCTGGAACACGCGCGACCCGGAGCGCGTGTCCCTCGCCTACACCGAGGACAGCCGCTGGCGCAATCGCGCGGAGTTCCCGGTGGGACGGGCGGAGATCGTGGCGTTCCTGAAGCGCAAATGGGCGCGCGAGCTCGAATATCGCTTGATCAAGGAACTTTGGGCGTTTGCCGAGAACCGGATCGCGGTGCGTTTCGTTTACGAGTCGTGTGATGACGGCGGCGACTGGTTCCGCAGCCATGGCAATGAGAATTGGGAGTTCGACGAGCGCGGTCTGATGCGACGGCGCTTCGCGAGCATCAACGATCAACCGATCCAGGAGAGCGAGCGGAAATTCCGTTGGCCGCAAGGCCCGCGGCCTGCAGATCATCCGGGTCTGTCCGATCTCGGCCTTTAA
- a CDS encoding pyridoxamine 5'-phosphate oxidase family protein: MPHRYAEIAFTPTVKKAQEKFGSRSAYARMEGAPETRNHLLGQAEAQFIAARNSFYMATMGETGWPYIQHRGGPTGFVRVLDETTIGFADFRGNRQYISLGNLANDDRVSLFFMDYPNKTRLKLFGRAKVVGLDDDATLSLLEPPDYRARVERGFLIKVEGFDWNCPQHIVERYTLDEVRAMTAPLTARIAELEQQLAQAAGAEQSRVQIIR; this comes from the coding sequence ATGCCGCATCGTTACGCCGAGATCGCCTTTACCCCGACGGTGAAGAAGGCGCAGGAGAAATTTGGCAGCCGCAGCGCATACGCGCGCATGGAAGGCGCGCCGGAGACCAGAAACCATCTGCTCGGCCAAGCGGAGGCTCAATTCATCGCCGCGCGAAATTCGTTCTACATGGCGACGATGGGCGAGACCGGCTGGCCTTACATCCAGCATCGCGGAGGTCCGACGGGATTCGTGCGCGTGCTGGACGAGACCACGATCGGCTTTGCGGATTTCCGCGGCAACCGGCAATACATCAGTCTCGGCAACCTCGCGAACGACGATCGCGTGTCGCTGTTCTTCATGGACTATCCAAACAAGACGCGGCTGAAGCTCTTCGGGCGCGCGAAGGTCGTCGGTCTCGACGATGACGCGACCTTGTCTCTGCTCGAACCCCCGGATTACCGCGCCCGAGTCGAACGCGGCTTCCTGATCAAGGTCGAGGGGTTCGACTGGAACTGTCCGCAACACATCGTCGAGCGCTACACGCTCGACGAAGTGCGCGCGATGACGGCGCCGCTCACAGCGCGGATCGCCGAACTCGAGCAGCAACTCGCCCAGGCGGCCGGCGCCGAACAATCGCGCGTTCAAATCATACGATGA
- a CDS encoding L,D-transpeptidase, producing the protein MRRRTECGRRLFYNALIETSNIERKTMNRRTSKITQFVFAAALIGVAASAPQAAAAREFVHYHSELDPGSIVVSEHERKLYLIVDQDDAIAYKVAVPKAGKEWSGVVQINGKFVAPDWTPPEDVKHDHPELPEVIPGGASNNPMGARAMTLSEGQVAIHGTTQKMRKSIGSAASYGCIRMLNEDVVDLYDRVAVGATVVVEP; encoded by the coding sequence GTGCGCCGCCGCACGGAATGCGGGCGGCGCCTCTTCTACAACGCGCTCATCGAGACATCGAACATCGAGCGCAAGACAATGAACCGCCGCACTTCCAAGATCACCCAATTCGTTTTCGCCGCCGCCCTCATCGGAGTCGCCGCTTCGGCGCCGCAGGCCGCCGCCGCGCGCGAATTCGTTCATTATCACTCCGAGCTCGATCCCGGCTCCATCGTCGTCAGTGAGCACGAGCGCAAGCTCTATCTGATCGTCGATCAGGACGACGCCATCGCCTACAAAGTCGCGGTGCCGAAGGCGGGCAAGGAATGGAGCGGCGTCGTGCAGATCAACGGCAAATTCGTCGCGCCCGACTGGACGCCGCCGGAAGATGTGAAACACGATCATCCGGAACTGCCGGAGGTGATTCCCGGCGGCGCGTCGAATAACCCGATGGGCGCCCGCGCCATGACGCTCAGCGAGGGTCAGGTCGCGATCCACGGCACTACGCAGAAGATGCGCAAGTCGATCGGCTCGGCCGCCTCCTACGGCTGCATCCGCATGCTGAACGAGGACGTCGTCGATCTTTACGACCGCGTCGCCGTGGGCGCGACCGTGGTGGTGGAGCCGTGA
- a CDS encoding lysylphosphatidylglycerol synthase transmembrane domain-containing protein translates to MSVEDDRLRPTRLAPELRLREIVSPARRLQPLPANSGAQHASSPIKFISQRGGYVALILNAAFFAYISYWLYQNIEFADLSQELKQIPLSAVLTAMTMNVFVLLFYGSRLSTLLGGGLSSGFLIATMGFTFNSLVPFRAGEGVKIYFGHSYYNYAIGGISAAVLLEKLYDVTAIVLLSLLILANSDSRIIDPRLLTAAAVFISIVFCGMFVFRRKVVVWRLPDWRIVNALRLDAFFKQAGGLVANHRAVRTAFFTASIWTTNVCLVYVAFRTLLPEIDFTLIHAMTLLMIGALAVAVPASPAGLGLFEAGIVAYLVNGYGLQKERAISAALAYHFSITAPHTLIIVGFLGIACFRWLKERLRPEGAAQDSASTLS, encoded by the coding sequence ATGAGCGTAGAGGACGATCGACTTCGACCGACGCGTCTCGCGCCCGAGCTGCGATTGCGCGAGATTGTCTCGCCCGCACGCCGCCTTCAGCCTTTGCCCGCGAACTCCGGGGCGCAGCACGCGTCCAGTCCGATAAAATTCATCTCTCAGCGCGGCGGATATGTCGCGCTGATTTTGAACGCCGCTTTTTTTGCCTACATCTCCTACTGGCTCTATCAGAACATCGAATTCGCCGATCTGTCGCAGGAGCTGAAGCAGATCCCCTTAAGCGCGGTTCTGACGGCGATGACGATGAATGTGTTCGTCTTGCTGTTCTATGGGTCACGCCTGTCGACGCTGCTTGGCGGCGGACTCTCGTCCGGTTTTCTGATCGCCACGATGGGATTCACCTTCAACAGTTTAGTTCCGTTCAGGGCTGGCGAAGGCGTGAAAATCTATTTTGGACATTCCTACTATAATTATGCGATCGGCGGCATCAGCGCCGCAGTCCTGCTGGAAAAACTCTACGACGTTACAGCGATCGTCCTTTTGTCATTACTCATCCTTGCGAACTCAGATTCGCGCATCATCGATCCGCGCCTGTTGACCGCAGCCGCCGTGTTCATTTCAATTGTTTTTTGCGGCATGTTCGTCTTCCGGCGAAAAGTCGTCGTCTGGCGCCTTCCGGATTGGCGCATCGTGAACGCCTTGCGTCTCGACGCATTTTTCAAACAGGCAGGCGGATTGGTCGCTAATCATCGCGCGGTGAGAACGGCGTTCTTCACGGCCTCGATATGGACGACAAACGTCTGCCTGGTCTACGTCGCCTTCAGAACGCTGCTGCCTGAAATCGATTTCACCCTCATCCACGCGATGACATTATTGATGATCGGCGCGCTCGCGGTCGCCGTTCCCGCAAGCCCCGCCGGCCTGGGGCTGTTCGAGGCCGGCATCGTCGCCTATCTCGTCAACGGCTACGGCCTCCAGAAGGAACGCGCCATTTCCGCGGCCTTGGCGTATCACTTCTCAATCACCGCGCCCCATACGCTCATCATCGTCGGTTTTCTTGGAATTGCATGTTTCAGATGGTTGAAAGAACGCTTGCGGCCTGAGGGCGCTGCGCAAGATTCCGCTTCGACGCTCAGCTGA
- the phbB gene encoding acetoacetyl-CoA reductase — MARTAVVTGGTRGIGEAISKALKAAGYTVAATYAGNDEAANKFKAETGIPVFKFDVSDYDACAAGIAQIEKEIGPVDILVNNAGITKDRLFHKMELAQWQAVINTNLNSLFNVTRPVINGMRDRGFGRIIVISSINGQKGQAGQTNYSASKAGDIGFVKALAQESASKGITVNAIAPGYIATEMVKAVPQDVLDKHIIPYIAVGRLGEPEEIARAVVFLAADDAGFITGSTLTINGGQYLH, encoded by the coding sequence ATGGCAAGAACTGCAGTTGTGACAGGCGGCACGCGCGGCATCGGCGAAGCGATTTCCAAGGCGCTGAAGGCGGCGGGCTACACTGTCGCGGCGACTTACGCCGGCAATGACGAAGCCGCCAATAAGTTCAAGGCCGAGACGGGCATTCCGGTCTTCAAGTTCGACGTTTCCGATTACGACGCCTGCGCCGCCGGAATCGCGCAGATCGAGAAAGAGATCGGCCCGGTCGATATTCTCGTCAACAACGCCGGCATCACCAAGGACCGTCTGTTCCACAAGATGGAGCTTGCCCAGTGGCAGGCGGTGATCAACACCAATCTGAACTCGCTGTTCAACGTCACGCGCCCGGTCATCAACGGCATGCGCGATCGCGGCTTCGGCCGTATCATCGTCATCTCGTCGATCAACGGCCAGAAGGGCCAGGCCGGCCAGACCAACTATTCCGCCTCCAAGGCCGGCGACATCGGCTTCGTGAAGGCGCTCGCGCAGGAGAGCGCGTCTAAGGGCATCACCGTCAACGCCATCGCGCCGGGCTATATCGCCACCGAAATGGTGAAGGCCGTTCCGCAGGACGTGCTCGACAAGCACATCATCCCCTATATCGCCGTCGGCCGCCTCGGCGAGCCGGAAGAAATCGCGCGCGCCGTCGTGTTCCTCGCCGCCGATGACGCCGGCTTCATCACCGGCTCGACGCTGACGATCAACGGCGGCCAGTATCTGCACTGA